The Theobroma cacao cultivar B97-61/B2 chromosome 1, Criollo_cocoa_genome_V2, whole genome shotgun sequence genome contains the following window.
AGGAATTATTCAATTCACTGCAAGTTTAcagataaaattaatatataatataattatatattatgaaaattaaatttttatttgtacttttgAGCGCAATGTTAAGCACTTATCTGATCTGACCATTTGGGATTTATCTGTGACAAAACTTAAACCCCTCAACTAAACCCCTGCAGATGCTACGCCACCTCCTAACCATGGTCCGCCACCGTTCAACCACCGCACTCTACAACCACCACTACCGCCACTTATATCGCTCAGCCTCCTACAAACACCCCAAGACCCCAACCCCGCCGTCCCCACCGAAGCCTCCGAAAGCCCCTCAAAAACCCCAAACCTTCACTTTCCATGATGTCACTTGGGAAGATCCTTACTCCTGGATGTCTTCTCTCCAAGACAAAGTCGCCATGCGCCACATGGACATGTATATggaacaagaagaaaagtacACTGAGGCTGTCATGTCAGATACTGAACGTCTCCAAACTAAGCTCCAATCTGAGATGGCTTCTCGCTTGGACTTTGACCTCTCTACCCCTCCACTCCGTTGGGGTCCCTGGTATTTTCTTCATGCTTgccttttagttttttttatatataaagaaaatgaaactggGTATTTAGTAAAaccttgagttttcttatgtTCGGATTGGTTGTTAGATTTTACAACTTTTATTTTGCTCTCGAAAACGATAAGTAATAATGCGGGTTGGATACAAAGTACATATTCTTCTTAGAACCAAACGttaaaaatttgaactttcttaatAGGCAAAATAATTGCTTATACTTTTATAGGAAATAATCTTCTTTGAATGCATTTTTACGCAAACCTTTGAGTCCATTATTGTTGTTTATAGGCTTTTCTTATGGAAAatgtttatgggtatatgGCGGAAATCCTAGTGAGCTCATTGGTTAAAGTGTTTTTGTTATGTTACTTTATTATTGTATCTGattatattttatgagaaCGAAAATGGGTAGTTTAGTTGAAATCTGAATAAGTTTGCAGGCTGTATTATAGAAGGGTGGAGGAGGGGAAGCAGTATCCAGTGCTATGTAGGAGATTGGCGAGCTTGAATGATGAGTTCATTTCGCATAAGTCTCCCAGTGCTGGATTTGATTTTACATCTGGGAAGAGGATTGAGCAGAAGCTGCTTGATTACAATCAAGAAGCTGAGAGATTTGGAGGTATCGCAGCAAATGGAAGATtaccttctttcttttttattatttgcttTTGAGACTGCATTTGACATTGCTTTCTCAATATGTTTAAAGGTTATGCTTATGAAGAATTATCAGAGATATCACCGGATCATAAGTTTCTCGCATACACCATGTATGATAAGGACAATGACTACTTCAAGTTATCTGTGAGGAATTTGAATTCTGGTGCATTATGCAGCAAGCCTAATGCAAATCGTGTTTCAAATTTGGCATGGATCAAGGATGGGCAGGCATTGCTCTATGTCATTACTGATGAAAATAGGAGGCCACATAGGTGGAAGTTCTACTGCTTTATCAATTTCACTTACTTATCTATTCATATTGTTTGGTTGTCAAatgaatttaacaaaatctAGTTGGAAATTTGTTTTCGTTTTAGGATATACTGTAGCATGATTGGATCAACTGAAGAAGATGTTTTGCTGCTGGAAGAACAAGATGAAACTGTGTATGTAAACATAAGGCACACAAAGGATTTCCATTTTGTCACTGTTAATACCTTTTCTCCTACATCTTCAAAGGTATCTGAAAAGTGAAAATTGCTTGTAGTCAGCTTTCGATTGTTGTAAATTGATTATGCTCGAATGGTGTAACAATCATTATCATCTTTTAGGTCTTTCTGATAAATGCAGCTGACCCATTTTCTGGCATGACATTAGTTTGGGAGAGTGAAGGTATTGTCCACTGCATTCTTGAGCATCATCAGGGATACCTCTATTTATTCACAGATGCAGCCAAGGATGGACACGTAGTTGATAGTCATTATCTTCTTTGCAGCCCTGTTGATTGTCCATCCAATCCTAGAATTTGGGAGGTTGGTGAATTAATTATGACttcctttgtttcttttttattcttcctGTGGCTCGTAAatgctttctcttcttttgtgTACATGTCTTTTGCACCAAGGCTGATTGACACGTGCTCATACCTGTCCACAGTTCATGCTTTGCTTTAATGCTACTCCTGCTTGATGTGTTAATAAAGTAATCCCATGTCTTATGTACCACAGAGTGTATTCATTGATGATCAAGACTTAATCATAGAGGATGTTGATTTCAGCAACTCACGCCTGGTACTTATTACTAGGGAAGGTCGAAATTTTGGAATCTGCTCTGTTGCTTTACCGTTGCTAGGCAGGaaggtaaaaaaataaaagaaaattttctttgtttgtgTGGTTATCCCTCTTTCTTTCCCCCTTGttcccctttttctttctgggCATTTTTACGTCTACTCTATTCCTGTCTTCTGTTGTTATGGCAGCAAGCAGTTTATCTGAGAGAGCTTAACCCTCATTTCCTTCCTCTTCCCAAGAATGTTTGTAAAATTTCTCCTGGGCCAAACTATGACTTCTACTCCACAACTATGCGATTCACAATATCATCACCTGTGGTATGTAAATGACTACCATCTGAACATTATTTAGCTCTTTATATAGCAATCTATTCCCTTATAATCTCTACTTATTAGTAAGTTTGTACAAATTTTATGCACAGATCCTGGTTAAACATGTTTAGAAAACAAAGCAACCTTAATGGAGTGATAAATGCTGGTGTCAATGATGGAAGATACGTTGTCTCTACTCTTAGAATATGggtttttggttttgaatAAAAGCCGTATAATCAATTTGTTTCCTGAATGGCATCTAgggattaaaaatttttgttatgaCTTGTGATTGATACCTGCttgatttgaattttcctGTCACCTGCTGCATTTGGTGCAGCAACTGTTCATGTTTCTCCTCTAGGATGACTAAATATGTGACATTTCATAGCTCACATGGCAGCATATCCATTCATGAATTTATGTGTCTCTACTTTTCACATCTTGTTTATCCATGTTTATCAGATGCCTGATGCTGTGGTTGATTATGATCTATCAAATGGCAAGTGGAATATCGTTCAACAGCAAAATATACTTCATGAAAGAACTCGGATTTTGTATGGTACAGCCTTATCTTCAGCCATTGCTGAGAAATCAACAAATGTGAAGAATTCTTCCACGAATGATGTCAAATCTGAAGATGATAACCTGTGGAATGACCTCTCTGAATTTTATGCTTGTGAACATTATGACGTCTCTTCTTATGATGGAACTGTGGTTCCTTTAACTATTGTTTACTCATGCAAAAATAGAAAGGATAAGCAAAGCCCTGGATTGCTTCATGGACATGGAGCTTTTGGTGAAATACTTGATAAACAGTGGCGCAGTGAATTGAAAAGCCTTCTTGATCGTGGTTGGATTGTTGCTTATGCTGATGTAAGGTTTGTTCTCATTACTCAATTATAGTAGTTCTCTGGCTGCCATCATTTCAGTTTTCTATAGCATTAgaggttgtttttatttcagtTTTCTATAGCATTACTGGCTGTCTTTATTTCAGTTTTCTATAGCATTATTTGGTTTTATCCGACTTCATGAAATGGTTGTCATATTTTTCTCCAGAAATACTGAATTACTTTCAgtttttttat
Protein-coding sequences here:
- the LOC18611044 gene encoding protease 2 isoform X1, with protein sequence MLRHLLTMVRHRSTTALYNHHYRHLYRSASYKHPKTPTPPSPPKPPKAPQKPQTFTFHDVTWEDPYSWMSSLQDKVAMRHMDMYMEQEEKYTEAVMSDTERLQTKLQSEMASRLDFDLSTPPLRWGPWLYYRRVEEGKQYPVLCRRLASLNDEFISHKSPSAGFDFTSGKRIEQKLLDYNQEAERFGGYAYEELSEISPDHKFLAYTMYDKDNDYFKLSVRNLNSGALCSKPNANRVSNLAWIKDGQALLYVITDENRRPHRIYCSMIGSTEEDVLLLEEQDETVYVNIRHTKDFHFVTVNTFSPTSSKVFLINAADPFSGMTLVWESEGIVHCILEHHQGYLYLFTDAAKDGHVVDSHYLLCSPVDCPSNPRIWESVFIDDQDLIIEDVDFSNSRLVLITREGRNFGICSVALPLLGRKQAVYLRELNPHFLPLPKNVCKISPGPNYDFYSTTMRFTISSPVMPDAVVDYDLSNGKWNIVQQQNILHERTRILYGTALSSAIAEKSTNVKNSSTNDVKSEDDNLWNDLSEFYACEHYDVSSYDGTVVPLTIVYSCKNRKDKQSPGLLHGHGAFGEILDKQWRSELKSLLDRGWIVAYADVRGGGGGGGKKWHHDGRGTKKQNSIRDYISCAKYLVEKEIVQENKLAAWGYSAGGLLVASAINCSPELFRAAVLKVPFLDATNTLLYPILPLTAVDYEEFGYPGDIDDFHAIRKFSPYDNIQKDVLYPSVLVSSSFNTRFGVWEAAKWVARVREQTIYDPKHPILLNLMTDIVEENRYLQCKESALETAFLLKAMES
- the LOC18611044 gene encoding protease 2 isoform X2: MLRHLLTMVRHRSTTALYNHHYRHLYRSASYKHPKTPTPPSPPKPPKAPQKPQTFTFHDVTWEDPYSWMSSLQDKVAMRHMDMYMEQEEKYTEAVMSDTERLQTKLQSEMASRLDFDLSTPPLRWGPWLYYRRVEEGKQYPVLCRRLASLNDEFISHKSPSAGFDFTSGKRIEQKLLDYNQEAERFGGYAYEELSEISPDHKFLAYTMYDKDNDYFKLSVRNLNSGALCSKPNANRVSNLAWIKDGQALLYVITDENRRPHRIYCSMIGSTEEDVLLLEEQDETVYVNIRHTKDFHFVTVNTFSPTSSKVFLINAADPFSGMTLVWESEGIVHCILEHHQGYLYLFTDAAKDGHVVDSHYLLCSPVDCPSNPRIWESVFIDDQDLIIEDVDFSNSRLVLITREGRNFGICSVALPLLGRKQAVYLRELNPHFLPLPKNVCKISPGPNYDFYSTTMRFTISSPVMPDAVVDYDLSNGKWNIVQQQNILHERTRILYGTALSSAIAEKSTNVKNSSTNDVKSEDDNLWNDLSEFYACEHYDVSSYDGTVVPLTIVYSCKNRKDKQSPGLLHGHGAFGEILDKQWRSELKSLLDRGWIVAYADVRGGGGGGGKKWHHDGRGTKKQNSIRDYISCAKYLVEKEIVQENKLAAWGYSAGGLLVASAINCSPELFRAAVLKVPFLDATNTLLYPILPLTAVDYEEFGYPGDIDDFHAIRKFSPYDNIQKDVLYPSVLVSSSFNTRFGICFLWGYKSWPTQVVHRAKAAN